The DNA sequence ACCTTGATAATGAGCCAGGGATACCCCGCCGCAGCACACATGAGGTTCATGACGAAGCGGGCCGTGCGACCATTTCCATCCGGAAACGGATGAATATAGACGAAAATGAAATGACCGAGGACAATCTGGGCCACCGGATTGTCTTCCGCTGACAACATGTCATGAAATGCCGGCATCGCGTCACGGACAGCTTCCGGAGATGGAGGCGAATGCCGCGATCCCCGAATGTGCACGACATGGCTGCGATATCCGGCCAGGAATTCTGCCCGGGTCAGACCCGCCTTTACACTCGGTCCAAACAAGGCCTGGTACCAGCCCTGGAGGTCACGGTTTGCCACCGCCCCCGGCGCCTCACCTTCGAGGACACATCGCACAGACGCCTTGACCTTTTCAAACGCATCGAGATACCCGCGTGCCGCCATCGCATCGCGCTGGCTGCGGTCCGCCTCGATTGCGTCAGGGTCCCATTTTCCTTCCCGTATCTTCGTTATGAGGTCTTCGCTGACCTGGTAGCCTTCGATGGAGAGGGAATGATAGGCGTCCTGATCAATCACGGCCTCCATGCCGGCAATATAGGCATCGGCGTCATTCACCGGAACGGCCTTCGGAAAGACATCAGGAATCTGGCCCCGCATTTTCTCCCATAGAAGGCGGATGCGATTGATCTGAGGCGAAACCTGCTTCAGTGGGACCGGGATCTTGTCGGCCGGATCAAACGGATCACTTTCCTGCACAACCTGCCCGGCTGCTTTCATGGTCGAAACAATCTGATCGGCGAGATCTCCCCGTCCGATCCTCCGGAATGCGCCTGCCAGTCTTCCGGCCCGCACAACATGCCCGCCCTTGAGGAGAAGCCTGAGAACGCCGGATGCGTCCTTTACAGCGCCAAGGCAGGTGGTCACTT is a window from the uncultured Hyphomonas sp. genome containing:
- a CDS encoding Fic family protein translates to MATAHEKLAKSLTALKVLQDKGRTAIRTDDLSRTNRDRLVEAGYLQPVMRGWFIPSRPGDLPGDTTAWYAAYWNFCREYLSVRFGKNWCLSPQQSLRLHAGDKSAPLQLLVRAEGASNRAVELLHGSTLYDMTANLPDEEDRTEIDGLNVYTIEAALVQVPEGFYQSNPIEVTTCLGAVKDASGVLRLLLKGGHVVRAGRLAGAFRRIGRGDLADQIVSTMKAAGQVVQESDPFDPADKIPVPLKQVSPQINRIRLLWEKMRGQIPDVFPKAVPVNDADAYIAGMEAVIDQDAYHSLSIEGYQVSEDLITKIREGKWDPDAIEADRSQRDAMAARGYLDAFEKVKASVRCVLEGEAPGAVANRDLQGWYQALFGPSVKAGLTRAEFLAGYRSHVVHIRGSRHSPPSPEAVRDAMPAFHDMLSAEDNPVAQIVLGHFIFVYIHPFPDGNGRTARFVMNLMCAAAGYPWLIIKVDQRDAYMAALESASVGQDIEPFARFLGDSLKAQMQEAPSGS